A window of Fragaria vesca subsp. vesca linkage group LG7, FraVesHawaii_1.0, whole genome shotgun sequence contains these coding sequences:
- the LOC101306189 gene encoding psbP-like protein 2, chloroplastic-like, with product MQFTCIARAIALQLAQSTPSPSNNIKLQASVSTIHLQYQKAKAGSHFVSSHIHIMAISSLSLSWVSTTLPDNKIENFLSTKLLECEGIPDKFRGYVDKEDGYSYYYPSDWRDFDFRAHDSAFKDRYMQLHNVRVRFIPTDKTDIHDLGPLEEAVPYLVRHKFAAPNQVEKIFNMQEKTIDGKNYYTFEYGLTSPNFATTSFATIAIGNGRYYTLIVGANERRWKRYRNQLKMVADSFRILDI from the exons ATGCAATTCACGTGCATCGCTCGTGCAATAGCTCTCCAGCTAGCCCAGTCAACTCCAAGCCCCTCAAACAACATCAAACTACAAGCTTCAGTCTCCACCATCCACTTACAATATCAGAAAGCCAAAGCCGGTTCTCACTTTGTCAGTTCTCACATTCATATTATGGCAATCTCATCACTCTCATTGAGCTGGGTTTCTACTACCTTGCCTGACAATAAG ATTGAGAATTTTCTCTCAACCAAATTACTTGAATGTGAAGGAATACCTGACAAGTTCCGAGGTTATGTTGACAAAGAAGATGGGTATTCATATTATTACCCCTCTGATTGGAGG GATTTTGACTTCAGGGCACATGACTCTGCATTCAAGGATAGATATATGCAACTTCACAATGTTAGAGTGAGATTTATACCTACAGATAAAACCGATATCCATGATTTGGGTCCATTGGAAGAG GCTGTTCCCTATTTGGTGAGACACAAATTTGCTGCACCAAACCAAGTTGAAAAGATATTCAACATGCAGGAG AAAACTATAGATGGGAAGAACTATTACACCTTCGAGTACGGACTTACATCTCCCAACTTTGCTACCACTTCCTTTGCAACCATAGCCATTGGAAATG GGAGATATTACACCCTGATTGTCGGAGCGAATGAGAGACGGTGGAAAAGATACCGCAACCAGCTTAAAATGGTTGCAGACTCTTTCAGGATTCTTGACATCTAA